The following coding sequences are from one Tissierella sp. window:
- a CDS encoding CAP domain-containing protein, which translates to MFNKKRKVIYSLIAATVLSSSAASAANFNLTNVNYNSLYNTYGRGYSINYDNSSRYNYNYNYNSDQNTQYPVFNWIIVNSRPSTPSKPSTPAPTTPTEPSTPKPTPAPTPVPTPTPTPTPTPKPTPTPAPETPSVSGLSAIELEVVRLVNIERQKEGLKPLAASSEISNVARKKSEDMAVKNYFSHTSPTYGSPFDMMKSFGIKYNTAGENIAKGQQSAQSVVTAWMNSSGHRANIMNPSFGKIGVGHYRSSNGTNYWTQMFTN; encoded by the coding sequence ATGTTTAATAAGAAAAGAAAAGTAATTTACTCATTAATAGCCGCCACAGTATTAAGTTCATCTGCAGCAAGTGCTGCAAACTTTAATTTGACCAATGTTAACTATAATTCATTATATAATACTTATGGAAGAGGATATTCAATAAATTATGATAATAGTAGTAGATACAACTACAATTACAACTATAATTCTGATCAAAATACACAATATCCTGTATTTAATTGGATAATAGTCAATAGTAGACCATCTACACCATCAAAACCAAGTACACCAGCACCAACTACACCTACAGAGCCAAGTACTCCTAAACCGACACCGGCTCCAACACCAGTACCAACACCAACACCAACACCAACTCCGACTCCAAAGCCAACGCCAACACCTGCTCCTGAAACACCATCAGTATCAGGCTTGTCAGCTATTGAATTGGAAGTTGTTAGATTGGTAAATATTGAGAGACAAAAAGAAGGACTTAAGCCATTAGCTGCAAGTAGTGAAATTTCAAATGTAGCTAGAAAGAAATCTGAAGATATGGCAGTCAAAAACTACTTTAGTCATACATCTCCAACTTATGGTTCACCATTTGATATGATGAAATCATTTGGTATTAAATATAATACTGCTGGAGAAAACATTGCCAAGGGTCAACAATCTGCACAATCTGTAGTTACTGCATGGATGAATTCATCAGGACACAGAGCTAATATAATGAACCCAAGCTTTGGTAAGATTGGTGTAGGTCATTATAGATCAAGTAATGGTACAAACTATTGGACTCAAATGTTCACTAACTAA
- a CDS encoding CapA family protein, producing the protein MNRGVYLFFLLTMFSNLLPIESKGIHRFEKEKTVLSRQEVNTKDKYIISIVGDILMDGSVRGQIDRNGIGYPWEMVEGYFQDDDITIGNLETSITNGGTKWEEKQYNFRSDPKNLAAMKDASIDVVTLANNHTLDYGIDGFLDTLNHIDKGEIKRAGGGSNRKEAMEGVIIEKENIKFGILSFSRVVPDVKWYATSKGPGIVGAYDSHIEGVVNQIIDMKKEVDIVLVSIHWGVELSTSPRKEEMDLAKKLVDAGADIIMGHHPHVLQGIEIYNGKPIFYSLGNFVFGSKNELTASTMIAQINIIDKAIDNVKIIPCTIVMGRPTPVEEDKKAEKIKYINTISNNFNTKISNEGIIKINQ; encoded by the coding sequence ATGAACAGGGGAGTTTACTTATTTTTTTTATTAACCATGTTTTCAAATTTACTTCCTATAGAAAGCAAAGGGATTCATAGATTTGAAAAAGAAAAAACAGTATTATCTCGTCAAGAGGTAAATACCAAAGATAAATACATAATTTCCATAGTAGGAGACATACTGATGGATGGCAGTGTTAGAGGACAAATAGATAGAAATGGGATAGGGTATCCTTGGGAAATGGTTGAAGGATATTTTCAGGATGATGATATAACCATAGGAAATTTAGAAACCAGTATCACAAATGGGGGTACAAAATGGGAAGAGAAGCAATATAATTTTAGGTCGGATCCCAAGAATCTTGCAGCGATGAAAGATGCAAGTATAGATGTGGTGACTCTAGCTAATAATCATACCTTAGATTATGGGATTGATGGCTTTTTAGATACATTAAATCATATAGACAAGGGTGAAATAAAAAGAGCCGGTGGAGGTAGTAATAGAAAAGAAGCAATGGAAGGGGTTATTATAGAAAAAGAAAATATTAAATTTGGAATTTTATCTTTTTCTAGAGTAGTGCCTGATGTAAAATGGTATGCTACTTCTAAGGGACCTGGAATTGTAGGAGCCTATGATTCCCATATAGAAGGAGTAGTGAACCAAATAATAGATATGAAAAAAGAAGTAGATATTGTACTAGTGTCCATACATTGGGGTGTAGAACTTAGTACTAGTCCGAGGAAAGAGGAAATGGATCTAGCTAAGAAATTAGTGGATGCAGGAGCTGATATAATTATGGGGCATCACCCTCATGTACTCCAAGGCATTGAAATATATAATGGAAAGCCAATATTTTATAGTTTAGGAAATTTTGTATTTGGATCAAAAAATGAGCTTACAGCAAGTACAATGATAGCTCAAATTAATATAATAGATAAAGCCATAGATAATGTGAAAATCATTCCATGTACCATAGTTATGGGTAGGCCAACTCCTGTGGAAGAAGATAAAAAGGCAGAGAAGATCAAATATATAAATACTATTTCAAATAATTTTAATACTAAAATTAGTAATGAAGGAATAATAAAAATCAATCAGTAA
- a CDS encoding deaminase yields the protein MSNRKNWKEYFMEITELVATRSTCDRAWVGCILVNDDNRIVSSGYNGSVSGNPHCDDAGHTMREGHCIATIHAEINALLYCAKEGISVKNCTAYVTHFPCLNCTKALIQAGIKHIYYKNDYRIDDYALELLKNKNIGYEKI from the coding sequence ATGTCAAATAGGAAGAATTGGAAAGAATATTTCATGGAGATTACTGAGCTAGTGGCAACTCGTTCCACCTGTGATAGGGCTTGGGTTGGATGTATCCTAGTTAATGATGATAATAGAATAGTATCTAGTGGCTATAATGGCTCAGTTTCTGGCAACCCTCATTGCGATGATGCAGGTCATACTATGAGAGAAGGTCATTGTATAGCCACTATACATGCAGAGATAAATGCATTATTATACTGTGCAAAAGAAGGTATATCTGTAAAAAACTGCACAGCATATGTAACACATTTTCCATGCCTTAATTGTACCAAAGCCTTGATCCAAGCAGGTATCAAACATATTTATTACAAAAATGATTATAGAATAGATGATTATGCATTAGAATTACTTAAGAACAAGAATATTGGATACGAAAAAATATAA
- a CDS encoding ribonuclease H family protein, protein MAKYFYAVRKGNSIGVYETWKECEDQVRGYSGAEYKKFPTYEEASLFIKGGNEEIKLIDENNLKENEVIAYVDGSFDLSNWTYSYGVVFITIDGKETYSGRENHKDLAEMRNVSGEIKGAMVAMDLALEKGKDTLYLHFDYTGIEQWATGNWKTNKEGTKNYKAFYDSIKNKLKVIFVKVKAHSGIEYNEEADKLAKEAILP, encoded by the coding sequence ATGGCAAAATATTTTTATGCAGTTAGGAAGGGAAACAGTATTGGTGTATATGAGACTTGGAAGGAATGTGAGGACCAAGTAAGAGGATATTCAGGAGCAGAATATAAAAAATTTCCTACATATGAAGAAGCATCATTATTCATAAAAGGTGGAAATGAAGAAATCAAGCTAATTGATGAAAACAACTTAAAGGAAAATGAAGTCATAGCATATGTTGATGGCAGCTTTGATTTATCCAATTGGACCTATAGCTATGGAGTTGTTTTTATAACTATTGATGGTAAAGAGACCTATAGTGGCCGTGAAAATCATAAAGACTTGGCAGAGATGAGAAATGTATCGGGAGAAATAAAAGGGGCTATGGTGGCAATGGATTTAGCCCTAGAGAAAGGTAAAGATACTCTATACCTTCATTTCGACTACACAGGTATAGAACAATGGGCAACAGGAAACTGGAAGACAAATAAAGAAGGAACAAAAAATTACAAAGCTTTCTATGACTCAATAAAGAATAAATTGAAGGTAATATTTGTAAAAGTAAAGGCCCATTCAGGTATAGAATATAATGAAGAAGCAGATAAATTAGCTAAAGAAGCAATTCTACCTTAA
- a CDS encoding amidohydrolase family protein — protein MNKVVFKGTVVFTPSKEKFEIHEDSYIIVEDGKIVDISQELEESYKDYLFKDFTGKLIIPGFVDLHLHAPQYPNRGLGLDKELIPWLETYTFPEEGKYKDLNYSRKVFSRLINELWRVGTTRSVVFSSTHKDSTKILMDMFIESGLGAYVGKVNMDQNTTDYLDEDTKVSIEETEEILKEYMDKSSLVQPIITPRFIPTCSEELLKALGDLATIYNIPIQSHLNENTAEVLWVKELYPNSKNYASVYDDFNLFGQKKTVMAHNIYNTDDEIDLMAKNGVYAAHCPYSNYNLSSGIMPVRKHLDRGVPVGLASDISGGNSLNIASVIVSAIQASKMVWLNTNKEFAPLTFSEGFFLGTKGGGSFFGKVGSFEKGYEFDALIIDDKELSDIKELTIEERIQRFVYIGDDRNIIERYVRGRKIEEPFRQ, from the coding sequence GTGAATAAAGTGGTGTTCAAAGGTACTGTAGTCTTTACTCCAAGTAAAGAGAAGTTTGAAATTCATGAAGATTCATATATTATAGTGGAAGACGGAAAAATAGTAGATATTTCTCAAGAGTTGGAAGAATCCTACAAAGACTATTTATTTAAAGATTTTACTGGGAAGTTAATAATACCAGGTTTTGTTGACTTGCATCTTCATGCTCCTCAATATCCTAATAGGGGTCTAGGGCTTGACAAGGAGCTTATACCTTGGTTAGAAACTTATACTTTTCCCGAAGAAGGAAAATACAAGGATTTAAACTATTCTAGAAAAGTATTCTCAAGACTAATAAATGAGCTATGGAGAGTTGGGACTACTCGCTCTGTTGTTTTTTCTAGTACACATAAGGATAGCACTAAGATTTTGATGGATATGTTTATAGAATCTGGTCTAGGTGCATATGTAGGGAAAGTCAATATGGATCAAAATACTACAGATTACTTAGATGAAGATACAAAGGTATCCATAGAAGAAACTGAAGAAATATTAAAAGAATATATGGATAAGTCTAGCCTAGTACAACCAATTATTACACCAAGATTTATACCAACTTGTTCAGAAGAATTGCTTAAGGCATTGGGAGATTTAGCTACAATATACAATATACCTATTCAATCTCACTTAAATGAAAACACTGCTGAAGTATTGTGGGTGAAGGAATTGTATCCTAATTCTAAGAACTATGCCTCAGTATACGATGACTTTAACCTTTTTGGTCAAAAGAAGACCGTAATGGCTCATAATATATATAATACTGATGATGAGATTGATTTAATGGCGAAAAATGGCGTATATGCAGCTCATTGTCCATATTCAAACTATAATTTATCCAGTGGGATCATGCCTGTTAGAAAACATTTAGATAGAGGAGTACCAGTTGGATTGGCTTCAGATATTTCAGGAGGCAATAGCCTAAATATAGCAAGTGTCATAGTATCTGCTATCCAAGCATCAAAAATGGTATGGCTAAATACAAACAAAGAATTTGCGCCACTTACTTTTAGTGAAGGATTCTTCCTAGGAACAAAAGGAGGAGGAAGTTTCTTTGGAAAGGTAGGAAGTTTTGAGAAGGGATACGAATTTGATGCTCTTATAATAGATGATAAGGAATTATCTGATATTAAGGAATTAACTATTGAAGAAAGAATTCAAAGATTTGTCTATATAGGCGATGATAGAAATATCATTGAAAGATATGTACGAGGAAGAAAGATCGAAGAGCCATTCAGACAATAA
- a CDS encoding patatin-like phospholipase family protein yields MYGLVLEGGGAKGSYQIGVYKALLESGIQIKGVVGTSIGALNGAMIVQGDYEKCYDLWNEIAYSMVADVDDAEIDKIMKLKLVKEDLTFLKEKLKSFISGKGLDITPLKKLLDEYIDEKRIRNSGMDFGMVTINMSDRKPLHLFLEDIPQGKLQDYLLRSAYLPVFKKEKLEGKTYLDGGFYDNLPYKMLIDKGYEDLILVRTHGFGFTRRIDLKGRNSIIISPSDSIGKSYEYDSSRSKSNIQIGYYDGLRAVHGLKGERYYIEPHKDQDYFLNLLLSLPEENVNKIQEILKLPEMQYRRSLFESIIPKICSILSMENKCGYEELLIYLLERKAEKLNIPRFEIYTFEKLLSKVRNRRIEIEQEELGRIDKLIEKLDILPIFNKDDIILEISDIVFSKID; encoded by the coding sequence ATGTATGGTCTAGTTTTAGAGGGTGGAGGAGCTAAAGGATCATATCAAATTGGTGTTTATAAGGCATTGCTAGAATCTGGAATTCAAATAAAGGGAGTTGTAGGGACATCCATTGGAGCACTAAATGGAGCCATGATAGTGCAAGGTGATTATGAAAAATGCTATGATCTTTGGAATGAAATCGCTTATTCTATGGTTGCTGATGTAGATGATGCTGAAATAGATAAGATAATGAAACTTAAACTAGTTAAAGAAGATTTGACTTTTTTAAAAGAGAAATTGAAATCCTTTATAAGTGGAAAGGGACTAGACATTACTCCATTAAAAAAATTACTAGATGAATATATAGATGAAAAGAGAATTAGAAATTCAGGAATGGATTTTGGAATGGTTACAATAAATATGAGTGACCGAAAGCCTCTACATCTTTTTTTAGAAGATATCCCACAAGGCAAACTACAAGATTATTTACTGAGATCTGCTTATTTGCCTGTTTTTAAAAAAGAAAAATTAGAAGGAAAAACATATCTTGATGGAGGGTTTTATGATAACCTTCCATATAAAATGCTTATTGATAAAGGGTATGAGGATTTGATTTTGGTCAGAACCCATGGCTTTGGATTTACTAGAAGAATTGATTTGAAAGGTAGAAACTCAATAATTATTTCTCCATCAGACTCAATAGGAAAATCCTACGAGTATGATTCTAGTAGATCTAAATCCAATATCCAGATTGGTTATTATGATGGACTAAGAGCAGTACATGGCTTAAAAGGGGAAAGATACTATATCGAACCTCACAAAGATCAAGATTATTTTTTAAATCTCTTGCTTAGTTTACCAGAGGAGAATGTTAACAAAATCCAAGAAATACTAAAACTCCCGGAAATGCAATATAGAAGATCCTTATTTGAAAGCATTATACCTAAGATATGCTCAATATTATCAATGGAGAATAAATGCGGCTATGAAGAACTTCTCATATATCTTTTGGAAAGGAAGGCAGAGAAACTTAATATTCCTAGATTTGAAATATATACTTTTGAAAAATTGTTATCAAAAGTAAGAAATAGAAGAATAGAAATTGAACAAGAAGAATTAGGAAGGATAGATAAATTGATAGAAAAACTGGATATCTTACCTATATTTAATAAAGATGACATAATTTTAGAGATCTCAGATATAGTGTTTAGTAAGATAGACTAA
- the rocF gene encoding arginase, giving the protein MDINVIGVPLSYGCDRDGANLGPGTLREKGIIDIIKKNGHNVHDMGDIHVPSIGVELKYADHPKMKYLNTVTEINTNLANNVYCSLKGQGFPFVIGGDHALGMGSIAGASKFFKELAVIWVDAHGDINTFETSPSGNIHGMPLAASMNVGHPTLTNIYFDGQKVKPENVYILGGRDIDPGEFALADELNLNMYTIEVVRERGLDNVLEEIIEKIKASDVDGVHLSFDIDVLDSSLVPGTGTPVTEGFSMEEGKSVFTSLLGGKFVTSMDFVELNPLIDNEDKRTVKHCMEMLEHIFKTID; this is encoded by the coding sequence ATGGATATTAATGTAATTGGAGTACCATTGAGCTATGGCTGTGATAGAGATGGTGCAAATTTAGGTCCTGGAACACTTAGGGAAAAGGGAATTATTGATATCATTAAAAAGAATGGACATAATGTACATGATATGGGTGATATACATGTACCATCTATAGGGGTTGAATTAAAATATGCTGATCATCCAAAGATGAAATATTTGAATACAGTCACTGAAATTAACACAAACCTAGCTAACAATGTATACTGCTCACTCAAGGGACAGGGTTTCCCTTTTGTAATTGGTGGGGATCATGCCTTAGGAATGGGTAGCATTGCCGGTGCAAGTAAGTTTTTCAAGGAATTAGCCGTAATTTGGGTGGATGCCCATGGGGATATAAATACCTTTGAAACTTCACCTTCAGGTAATATACATGGTATGCCACTGGCAGCATCAATGAATGTGGGTCATCCTACTCTAACAAATATCTATTTTGATGGTCAAAAAGTAAAACCTGAAAATGTATATATCCTAGGTGGTAGAGACATTGATCCTGGAGAGTTTGCTCTAGCTGATGAACTTAATCTTAATATGTATACTATAGAAGTAGTAAGGGAAAGAGGTCTGGATAATGTATTAGAAGAAATAATTGAAAAAATTAAGGCTTCTGATGTAGATGGGGTTCATCTAAGCTTTGATATAGATGTCCTTGATTCTAGCTTGGTACCAGGCACAGGAACTCCTGTCACAGAAGGATTTTCCATGGAAGAAGGCAAATCAGTCTTCACTTCTCTATTAGGTGGAAAATTTGTGACTTCAATGGATTTTGTAGAATTAAATCCACTAATTGATAATGAAGATAAGAGAACTGTTAAACATTGTATGGAAATGTTGGAACATATATTTAAAACAATTGATTAG
- the mscL gene encoding large conductance mechanosensitive channel protein MscL → MLKEFKEFAVKGNVIDLAVGVIIGGAFGKIVSSLVNDIVMPIMGLLIGKVDFASLHFGVVNYGIFINTIIEFLIIAFSIFIVIRQLNRFKRKEEAVEVAPTTKACPYCYTDIHIDASRCPHCTSEI, encoded by the coding sequence ATGTTAAAAGAATTCAAAGAATTTGCAGTAAAAGGTAATGTAATTGATCTAGCGGTGGGTGTAATTATAGGTGGTGCATTTGGTAAAATAGTCTCATCTTTAGTAAATGATATAGTAATGCCAATCATGGGTCTATTAATAGGTAAGGTTGATTTTGCTAGCCTGCATTTCGGTGTAGTAAACTATGGAATTTTTATCAATACTATTATTGAGTTTTTAATAATTGCTTTTTCAATTTTTATAGTTATAAGACAATTGAATAGATTTAAGAGAAAAGAAGAAGCAGTAGAAGTAGCTCCTACTACAAAAGCTTGTCCATATTGTTATACAGATATACACATAGATGCTTCAAGATGTCCACACTGTACTTCAGAAATATAA
- a CDS encoding L-serine ammonia-lyase, iron-sulfur-dependent, subunit alpha, which yields MSYDNKVEYLLNMVKDETVPAIGCTEPVAVAFAAAYAKKYLNDEIDRMDILVSKNIYKNGKSVIIPNTIEWGLDLAAALGVIGGNPDDELMILRNVDLELIDKAHNMIDEGRITVNYLENSPDVYVEIILSNNKEKVELILNGKHNHIEKVVYNGEIVYENPLNEEIASSNSILKELSFKEIRRIAEEINIEDIRFIEDGIIMNKNAAEDGLAGGKGLKIGSALYKLQKEGKINADSSMRARILTAASADARMGGSDCPIMTSAGSGNQGLGVVLPIMVVAEDNEIHRDKLIRGVFFAHIINKYVKMYTGKLSAMCGCAIAAGIGSSSAITWILGGNDEQIAGAATNMLSNLTGMICDGAKENCALKLSSSAGEAVLSAFLALENVIVKPNIGIVGNNIEETIKNVGTLCKEGLIQANDVIVGIIQ from the coding sequence ATGTCTTATGACAATAAAGTTGAGTATCTGCTAAATATGGTAAAAGACGAGACTGTGCCTGCTATTGGATGTACTGAACCTGTAGCAGTGGCTTTTGCAGCAGCTTATGCAAAAAAATATTTAAATGATGAAATAGATAGAATGGATATATTAGTAAGTAAAAATATATATAAAAATGGAAAGTCAGTTATTATTCCCAATACAATTGAATGGGGTTTAGATTTAGCAGCAGCTCTAGGAGTAATAGGTGGTAATCCAGATGATGAACTTATGATACTTAGAAATGTTGATTTAGAATTAATAGATAAGGCTCATAATATGATAGATGAAGGAAGAATTACAGTAAACTATCTAGAGAATTCTCCAGATGTATATGTTGAAATCATCCTAAGTAACAATAAGGAAAAGGTTGAATTAATCCTTAATGGTAAACATAATCATATAGAAAAGGTAGTATATAATGGTGAAATAGTATATGAAAATCCATTAAATGAAGAAATAGCATCATCCAATTCAATACTTAAGGAACTATCCTTTAAAGAAATCAGAAGAATTGCTGAGGAAATAAATATTGAGGATATAAGATTTATTGAAGATGGAATAATAATGAATAAGAATGCTGCAGAAGATGGGTTGGCAGGGGGCAAAGGTCTTAAAATAGGATCAGCTTTATATAAATTGCAGAAAGAGGGCAAGATAAATGCAGATTCTTCTATGAGAGCTAGAATACTGACAGCTGCTTCAGCAGATGCTAGAATGGGTGGATCTGATTGTCCTATAATGACTTCTGCTGGCTCAGGGAATCAAGGACTAGGAGTGGTTCTACCTATAATGGTAGTTGCAGAGGATAATGAAATTCATCGTGATAAACTCATTAGAGGAGTGTTTTTTGCCCATATAATTAATAAGTATGTAAAGATGTATACTGGAAAACTATCTGCAATGTGTGGTTGTGCCATAGCAGCAGGTATTGGTTCCAGTTCAGCAATTACTTGGATATTAGGTGGAAATGATGAGCAAATTGCAGGGGCTGCAACTAATATGTTATCGAACCTTACAGGAATGATTTGTGATGGTGCTAAGGAAAACTGCGCATTAAAACTATCTTCATCTGCTGGTGAGGCAGTGCTGTCAGCATTTTTAGCTTTGGAAAATGTAATTGTAAAGCCAAATATTGGAATTGTAGGCAATAATATAGAAGAAACTATCAAAAATGTGGGTACACTATGTAAAGAAGGGCTTATACAGGCCAATGATGTAATTGTTGGTATAATTCAGTAG
- a CDS encoding CoA pyrophosphatase has product MNIERITERIKNRTPKPMDIKREYSVLLPIIERDGRLEIIYELRSKNLDTQPGEISFPGGEVELNESYEEAAIRETIEELNIKEENISIIGELDYLVSYANMTIRCFLGTISGVNVDKITPNSSEVDHIFTVPLDFFLENEPDVYYLDLQTVLNDEFPYNLIPNGRDYNWRSGKHSVMFYNYNDYIIWGFTAKMTRQFIELIKGPKT; this is encoded by the coding sequence ATGAATATAGAAAGAATAACTGAAAGAATAAAGAATAGAACTCCTAAGCCTATGGATATTAAGAGAGAATATTCAGTACTACTACCTATTATTGAAAGGGATGGGAGATTAGAGATAATATATGAGCTTAGATCTAAAAATCTGGATACTCAGCCTGGAGAAATATCCTTCCCTGGTGGTGAAGTAGAATTAAACGAATCCTATGAAGAAGCGGCCATAAGGGAGACAATAGAGGAGTTAAATATTAAAGAAGAGAATATAAGCATAATTGGAGAACTTGATTATTTGGTTTCCTATGCAAATATGACAATTCGTTGTTTTTTAGGAACAATCTCTGGAGTAAATGTGGATAAGATAACTCCAAATTCTAGTGAAGTGGATCATATATTCACAGTTCCTCTGGATTTCTTTTTAGAGAATGAGCCAGATGTATATTACTTAGATTTACAAACTGTATTAAATGATGAATTTCCGTATAATCTAATACCTAATGGAAGAGATTATAATTGGAGAAGTGGCAAACATTCAGTTATGTTCTATAACTACAATGACTATATTATATGGGGATTTACTGCAAAAATGACAAGACAATTTATAGAATTAATAAAAGGACCTAAAACTTAG
- a CDS encoding sensor histidine kinase: protein MENKTFLITRYLIVFIIVLGVTFTEMHNLSSFAVALILFFIINTQLRYYFFRGRNAPVFISIMFDWILAYALCKDFSSMILSYFILGIIDSFFLLDNFSKYISSLLGIVTLLFTCRELEINYLLSYMTTIIAIGLISSIINEERHKKLKAESLYHRLRKSEDELIRSNRELETYANSVKELSILKERNRISRDIHDSVGHSLSTIIIQLGAIEKIGKDDGEAASLMASNLQVFARNGLEEIRKALRELKPREFKEYESLLAIEGLIRDFNKLTGIDVKLSFSKNKWPLNEEISLVLYRIVQESLSNSAKHGKATKVNIFMHFGDKELIVTIQDNGIGTNKINPGIGLTSLSERVRELGGKVSYESQEDKGFLLRVVYYG, encoded by the coding sequence ATGGAAAATAAGACTTTCTTGATTACAAGATATTTAATTGTATTTATTATAGTGTTGGGAGTTACTTTCACTGAGATGCATAATCTTAGTTCTTTTGCTGTTGCCTTAATTTTGTTTTTTATTATAAATACTCAATTACGCTATTATTTCTTTAGGGGCAGAAATGCCCCTGTTTTTATATCAATAATGTTTGATTGGATATTGGCATATGCCTTGTGTAAAGACTTTAGTAGTATGATTTTGTCATACTTTATTTTAGGGATAATAGATAGCTTTTTCCTACTAGATAATTTTAGCAAATATATATCTAGCTTACTAGGGATTGTAACTCTCTTATTTACTTGTAGGGAATTGGAAATTAATTATCTCTTATCTTATATGACTACAATTATAGCTATAGGATTAATCTCTTCAATTATAAATGAAGAACGGCATAAGAAGTTAAAGGCAGAAAGTTTATATCATAGACTTAGAAAATCTGAAGATGAACTAATCAGAAGTAATCGCGAGTTAGAGACTTACGCAAATTCAGTTAAGGAACTATCAATACTTAAGGAGCGAAATAGGATATCAAGGGATATACATGATAGTGTTGGTCATAGCCTATCTACAATAATAATTCAACTTGGTGCTATTGAAAAGATTGGAAAAGATGATGGGGAGGCAGCTTCTCTAATGGCATCTAATTTGCAAGTCTTTGCTAGAAATGGTCTTGAGGAAATTAGAAAAGCTTTAAGAGAGCTTAAACCTAGGGAATTTAAGGAGTATGAATCCTTACTAGCTATTGAAGGATTAATAAGGGATTTTAATAAATTAACTGGTATAGATGTAAAACTAAGCTTTTCTAAGAACAAATGGCCCCTTAATGAAGAAATATCTTTAGTCTTATATAGAATTGTACAGGAGTCCCTGTCCAACTCTGCAAAGCATGGTAAAGCTACTAAGGTTAACATATTTATGCATTTTGGTGACAAGGAATTAATTGTTACTATACAAGATAATGGAATCGGTACTAATAAGATAAATCCTGGAATAGGTTTAACTAGTTTATCTGAAAGAGTTCGGGAACTTGGTGGAAAGGTTAGCTATGAAAGCCAAGAAGATAAAGGTTTTTTACTTAGGGTGGTGTATTATGGATAA
- a CDS encoding peroxiredoxin, whose protein sequence is MDRIVGRKAPDFSMNTCLGDGSDFGKVRLDDYKGKWLVMFFYPLDFTFVCPTEITGYSKRIEDFKKEDTELLSVSVDSEHSHKAWINSSLGKVNFPMASDMTKKVSSDYGVLLEDEGVALRGLFIIDPEGIVRYSVIHDLNVGRSVDETLRVLRALKTGGLCPVDWDEGESLL, encoded by the coding sequence ATGGATAGAATAGTTGGTAGAAAAGCACCAGATTTTAGCATGAATACTTGTTTGGGAGACGGTTCAGACTTTGGCAAGGTAAGGTTGGATGATTATAAAGGAAAATGGCTTGTAATGTTCTTTTACCCATTAGATTTTACTTTTGTATGCCCTACAGAAATTACAGGATATAGTAAGAGAATTGAGGATTTCAAAAAAGAAGATACTGAACTCTTATCTGTATCTGTAGATAGTGAACATTCACATAAAGCATGGATTAATTCAAGTTTAGGAAAGGTAAATTTCCCAATGGCTTCAGATATGACAAAAAAAGTATCTAGCGATTACGGAGTTCTATTAGAAGATGAAGGTGTTGCTTTAAGAGGATTATTTATCATAGATCCAGAAGGAATTGTAAGATATTCTGTAATCCATGATTTAAATGTAGGAAGGTCTGTTGATGAAACCCTTAGGGTACTTAGAGCATTAAAGACTGGTGGACTTTGTCCTGTAGATTGGGATGAAGGCGAATCATTACTATAA